In Treponema vincentii, a single window of DNA contains:
- a CDS encoding alpha/beta fold hydrolase, producing MYTNDETWQKLQMFLPERNRISISCAPSEMFSTFDRTNIHLDIYNEHSNNGVTLVLFHGVGGNGRLLSFIAVPLAKRGYKIVCPDLPGYGYTEYEGIQSYKTWIETGVHIVRQELQRSKKIFVLGLSAGGMLAYNIACLAHGVSGIIVTTLLDNRLKPVRNYSAKNKLQARIALPLLRFIPKQIRHLKIPVKAITNMKAIVNNDRVLSLLLQDKRGAGSSVHLGLLCSMMESIPAVEPEAFEIPLLLCHPEKDRWTPEWISRLFFDRVRSQKQLCTLKNAGHFPIEQPGIAQLEEAVVSFIKKLSR from the coding sequence ATGTATACAAACGATGAAACATGGCAAAAACTTCAAATGTTTTTGCCTGAACGCAACAGGATAAGCATTTCATGCGCTCCTTCCGAAATGTTCAGCACATTCGACAGAACGAACATCCATCTCGACATATACAACGAACATAGCAACAACGGTGTTACGCTCGTGCTGTTCCACGGTGTCGGCGGGAACGGCCGGCTCCTGTCGTTTATTGCAGTTCCTTTGGCAAAGCGCGGCTATAAGATTGTCTGTCCGGATTTGCCGGGGTACGGCTATACCGAATACGAGGGCATACAGTCTTATAAAACATGGATCGAGACAGGCGTTCACATCGTACGACAGGAATTACAGCGCTCCAAAAAGATTTTTGTACTGGGTTTGAGTGCAGGAGGCATGCTCGCATACAACATCGCTTGCTTAGCCCATGGTGTTTCCGGCATCATCGTTACCACCCTGTTAGATAATCGCTTAAAGCCGGTGCGTAACTATTCGGCAAAAAACAAATTGCAGGCGCGTATCGCTTTGCCGCTTTTACGTTTTATACCGAAGCAGATAAGGCACTTAAAAATTCCGGTAAAGGCGATAACGAATATGAAAGCAATCGTCAACAACGACCGGGTACTTTCTTTGTTGCTGCAGGATAAAAGGGGAGCAGGATCTTCCGTGCATCTGGGTTTGTTATGTTCGATGATGGAAAGCATTCCTGCCGTAGAGCCTGAAGCATTTGAAATTCCGCTTTTGCTTTGTCATCCTGAAAAAGATCGCTGGACACCCGAATGGATAAGCCGCCTTTTTTTTGATCGCGTACGGAGTCAAAAACAACTATGCACACTTAAAAACGCAGGTCATTTTCCGATTGAACAGCCGGGTATTGCACAGCTTGAAGAAGCCGTTGTGTCGTTTATAAAAAAATTATCGAGGTGA
- a CDS encoding CPBP family intramembrane glutamic endopeptidase, with protein MTKIYKPLFAVLVIYILCFIFRFIEYFIIRTDQTFWGEAFLHKLLGIVVLFIAAKLYNFKVQDIGFNKNRAVKYTLMGLLFGICIYVLAYSIEIVIAVSNKNFQSLQLYVSSYSVDKNIGNQTSLLFFVICIIGNIINVIMEEGIFRGLFTKMLEKNHTFFVSVLITSVLFGLWHFIGPVRNYFDGSSSIEGMYVNIILLVTASGFIGFKFALLTKLTGSIYMAMGDHFVNNTIINIFHIVSSTGCDELIFLRIAIAQSVSFIIVLFVYLHKKDCR; from the coding sequence ATGACAAAAATCTATAAACCCTTGTTTGCCGTACTCGTGATTTATATATTGTGCTTTATATTCCGATTTATAGAGTATTTTATTATTCGTACGGATCAAACATTTTGGGGAGAGGCATTTTTACACAAACTTTTAGGGATAGTTGTTTTATTCATAGCAGCTAAATTATATAACTTTAAAGTGCAAGATATCGGATTTAATAAAAATAGAGCTGTAAAATATACATTGATGGGATTGCTGTTTGGAATTTGTATATATGTATTAGCTTATAGTATAGAGATTGTTATAGCTGTTTCAAATAAAAATTTTCAATCATTACAATTATATGTCAGTTCTTATTCTGTAGATAAAAATATAGGAAATCAAACTTCACTACTCTTTTTTGTAATTTGTATTATCGGGAATATCATTAATGTGATTATGGAAGAAGGGATATTCAGAGGCCTGTTTACAAAAATGCTTGAGAAAAATCATACATTTTTTGTATCTGTGCTTATTACTTCTGTTTTGTTTGGATTATGGCATTTTATCGGACCTGTAAGAAACTATTTTGACGGCAGCAGCAGTATTGAAGGTATGTATGTAAATATTATTCTGTTGGTTACTGCTTCCGGATTTATCGGATTTAAATTTGCTTTATTAACAAAATTGACCGGCTCTATTTATATGGCAATGGGTGATCACTTTGTAAATAATACAATCATTAATATTTTTCATATTGTTTCTTCTACGGGGTGTGATGAATTGATATTTTTAAGAATTGCAATTGCCCAATCCGTGTCGTTTATAATTGTTCTATTTGTCTATCTGCATAAAAAAGATTGTAGGTAG
- a CDS encoding alanyl-tRNA editing protein, producing the protein MENFNALYYQKPYIREFDATVTACLKTERGYEIELSDTAFYPEGGGQPGDKGNLFVEGKQDRAVYISDTQFVGERIVHIADAELAAGTKVHGVLDWVNRCDNMQGHTGEHILTGILSQTYGYENIGFHMGESFITIDFNGPLTDEQVLDAEQRANEIIRENRPIQESFPNAEERKTMQYRSKIELSGTVRIITIPGLDSCACCGTHVTATGEIGLIKIVNFTNRKKGVRLEVLCGRKAVLAYEQEMAQVRAISRCLSAKPSEVHEAVEKLNAEKGKLQQLLHEMTEKYLKQKAESAANTEGAPLYFEDNLSIEYLRSFCNLLLATGKMHTCAALSAVAVEPEGLQPAAYNYVIVSNAIDLKPHIKTLNQQLNGRGGGSSSAIQGTYFAGKELIEETLTGLLSRARG; encoded by the coding sequence ATGGAAAACTTTAATGCACTGTACTACCAGAAACCGTATATCAGAGAATTCGATGCAACGGTAACTGCTTGTTTAAAAACCGAGAGAGGGTATGAGATAGAACTGTCGGATACGGCATTTTATCCCGAAGGGGGCGGACAGCCCGGCGATAAGGGAAATCTTTTTGTCGAAGGCAAGCAGGATCGAGCGGTTTATATTTCGGATACCCAATTTGTAGGAGAGCGCATTGTTCATATTGCCGACGCGGAACTTGCCGCCGGCACAAAGGTTCACGGAGTATTGGATTGGGTAAACCGCTGCGATAATATGCAGGGGCATACCGGCGAGCATATTCTTACCGGTATCCTCTCCCAAACCTATGGGTACGAAAATATCGGATTCCACATGGGCGAAAGTTTTATCACCATCGACTTTAACGGCCCGTTGACTGACGAGCAGGTACTTGATGCCGAACAGCGCGCCAATGAAATTATCCGCGAAAACCGCCCGATTCAAGAAAGCTTTCCGAACGCCGAAGAGCGCAAAACAATGCAGTACCGTAGCAAAATAGAACTTTCGGGTACCGTACGCATTATCACCATTCCGGGACTTGATTCGTGCGCATGCTGCGGAACACATGTTACCGCCACCGGCGAAATCGGACTTATTAAGATCGTTAACTTTACCAATCGGAAAAAGGGTGTCCGGTTGGAAGTTCTCTGCGGCAGAAAAGCGGTTCTTGCATACGAACAAGAGATGGCGCAAGTACGGGCTATCTCCCGCTGCTTATCGGCAAAGCCCTCCGAAGTGCATGAAGCGGTGGAAAAATTAAATGCCGAAAAAGGAAAACTACAGCAACTGCTGCACGAGATGACTGAAAAATATCTAAAACAGAAAGCGGAGTCGGCGGCAAATACTGAGGGCGCGCCTCTTTATTTTGAAGATAATCTCAGTATCGAATATCTACGCTCGTTCTGCAATCTGCTTCTAGCAACAGGAAAAATGCACACTTGCGCAGCATTATCAGCGGTTGCCGTTGAACCGGAAGGACTACAACCGGCAGCATACAATTACGTCATCGTCAGCAATGCCATCGATTTAAAACCGCACATAAAAACATTAAACCAACAGCTCAACGGCCGCGGCGGCGGAAGCAGTTCTGCCATTCAAGGAACGTATTTTGCGGGGAAGGAGCTTATTGAGGAAACACTTACCGGCTTGTTGAGCAGGGCACGAGGATAG